One Succinivibrio dextrinosolvens DNA window includes the following coding sequences:
- a CDS encoding tRNA threonylcarbamoyladenosine dehydratase, with the protein MTFEKKKAFRGIRALYGDDGFEKLQNSHVTVVGIGGIGSWCTEALCRTGVGSLTLIDSDIIEITNLNRQLHTTVNTEGRTKTEVMKEHLLELNPELDIEIITQKLTPENIDEIMKDRCDNVCECIDDLDAKAYIANYLYHNNSNFIVAGGAGGRIDPTRLKIGDIAQAQGDALISKLRSRLRKEYGFPANGKNFRISCTFSNEKPIYSCKDSYISGDLPAFGASMSVTASAGLLISSWMINRITQNA; encoded by the coding sequence ATGACATTTGAAAAGAAGAAAGCTTTCCGTGGAATCAGAGCACTTTATGGCGATGATGGCTTTGAAAAACTCCAGAACTCCCATGTCACCGTTGTAGGAATAGGAGGCATCGGTTCCTGGTGTACCGAGGCTCTATGCAGAACAGGAGTTGGTTCTTTAACCCTTATCGACAGCGACATAATTGAGATAACCAATCTCAACCGTCAGCTTCATACCACAGTAAATACTGAGGGCAGAACAAAAACTGAGGTAATGAAAGAACACCTCCTGGAGCTGAACCCAGAACTCGATATAGAAATAATCACACAGAAGCTCACTCCAGAGAATATTGATGAGATTATGAAAGACAGATGTGATAACGTCTGTGAATGTATTGACGATCTGGATGCAAAGGCTTATATCGCCAATTACCTCTACCATAATAACTCCAACTTTATCGTGGCTGGTGGTGCCGGTGGACGAATCGACCCTACCCGTCTTAAAATTGGTGATATTGCTCAGGCGCAGGGAGATGCGCTGATATCCAAGCTGCGCTCCAGACTCAGAAAAGAATACGGTTTTCCTGCCAATGGCAAAAACTTCAGGATAAGCTGCACATTTTCTAATGAAAAGCCTATATACTCATGTAAAGACAGTTACATAAGCGGTGATCTTCCAGCCTTCGGAGCCTCAATGAGCGTAACCGCTTCAGCAGGATTACTGATTTCATCCTGGATGATAAACAGAATTACACAAAACGCATAA
- a CDS encoding Coenzyme F420 hydrogenase/dehydrogenase, beta subunit C-terminal domain — translation MIDFDFEEFCSGCAACYSICPKKAISMQKNQEGFLIPHIDKDKCINCNLCNKVCVHLNPPSKRNISGCWTYASKNSNVKKKSSSGAAWFEIGKHAINEGGLVAGCVWNKELRAIHSVGNSMQTLITTQGSKYVQSDMGDVLKDIVIALKKNNKIVFSGTPCQATAAHNLIVNSSASKYRENAIIVAVICHGVSSPLAWESFKTWDEAKHHSKLVSINFRDKSKEGYKKSYCRYEYESGEIVYLPTFLPSSKWMESTIVYNLAMRNACAHCDCKGIHNSIDLILGDWYSQYKGEGTLGTSCIIACTTRGKNYAESSLENLHNLEYSSVLKDNPLVEKSSFASPQRKQFFDRLLNGDNNFWDSIEKLYPPKYKYKKILVKIGLFGLIKKIIG, via the coding sequence ATGATTGATTTTGACTTCGAAGAATTTTGCTCTGGATGCGCAGCCTGCTACTCAATATGTCCGAAAAAAGCAATTAGCATGCAGAAGAATCAAGAAGGCTTTTTGATTCCTCACATTGATAAAGACAAATGTATAAACTGCAATTTGTGCAATAAAGTATGTGTTCATCTTAATCCTCCATCAAAACGTAATATATCTGGATGTTGGACTTATGCATCTAAGAATAGTAATGTAAAAAAGAAAAGTTCGTCAGGAGCAGCTTGGTTTGAAATAGGAAAACACGCAATAAATGAGGGAGGACTAGTTGCAGGTTGCGTATGGAATAAAGAGTTAAGGGCAATTCATAGTGTAGGCAATTCAATGCAAACATTGATTACCACACAAGGCTCGAAATACGTTCAATCGGATATGGGTGATGTTTTGAAAGACATTGTCATTGCTCTAAAGAAAAATAATAAAATTGTTTTCTCCGGAACACCTTGTCAGGCAACGGCAGCTCATAATTTAATTGTTAATAGTTCAGCTTCAAAATATAGAGAGAACGCAATCATTGTTGCTGTAATTTGCCATGGTGTATCTTCACCTCTAGCATGGGAATCATTTAAAACGTGGGATGAAGCAAAGCATCACAGCAAATTGGTATCAATAAACTTTAGAGATAAGTCTAAAGAAGGGTACAAAAAGAGCTACTGTCGCTATGAATATGAATCAGGAGAAATAGTCTACCTACCTACCTTCCTTCCTTCCTCTAAATGGATGGAATCTACGATTGTATACAATCTTGCTATGAGAAATGCATGTGCACATTGCGATTGTAAAGGAATACATAATTCAATTGATTTAATTTTAGGAGATTGGTATTCCCAATACAAAGGTGAAGGAACATTAGGAACTAGTTGCATTATCGCTTGTACAACAAGAGGAAAAAACTATGCAGAATCCTCATTAGAGAATCTTCACAATTTAGAATACAGTTCGGTTCTTAAAGATAATCCCCTTGTCGAAAAATCTTCATTTGCCTCTCCTCAAAGAAAACAATTCTTTGACCGGCTTCTGAATGGAGATAATAATTTTTGGGATTCTATAGAGAAACTTTATCCTCCTAAATACAAATATAAAAAAATACTAGTGAAGATTGGACTCTTCGGTTTAATAAAAAAAATAATAGGTTAA
- a CDS encoding polysaccharide pyruvyl transferase family protein has protein sequence MNSKNKVGILTYHTGYNYGASLQAYALSTVINKMGISCEIINFETARFLASREMFSRSPRRLKEFIKIITRVPYLTQLKKRQALFDCYTNKHLPISKLYREESDVIKNASIYDCIICGSDQIWNLSQNDAPAANLLFYLNFPKKQKRVSYAASFGKWVKEAPKYRDVIVPLLKNFDAVSVREHSGVEFLNSVGVDACITLDPTLLLDKEDYDLICQKRLIEHPYVLLFSWSCGNEVVTAAKKIANILKLPLINITPPPRALFSRITRKLDVGPCEFLSLIKYADFVVTDSFHGTAFSTNFEKSFVSIVSDNTPDPRMKSLLDQLQLSDHLVNTAEIDLEKISKTDFEIVRNKKTVLRKASLEFLENALAEFRKDK, from the coding sequence ATGAATAGTAAAAATAAAGTTGGCATTCTCACATATCATACTGGATATAACTATGGAGCAAGTTTACAAGCATACGCTCTATCGACTGTAATCAACAAGATGGGAATTTCTTGCGAAATAATTAATTTTGAAACAGCACGTTTTCTTGCCAGTAGAGAAATGTTCAGTCGCTCACCAAGAAGATTAAAAGAATTTATAAAAATAATTACACGAGTTCCTTATCTAACTCAGCTAAAAAAGAGACAAGCTTTATTTGATTGTTATACAAATAAACATCTTCCTATAAGTAAGCTTTATAGAGAAGAATCAGATGTAATAAAAAATGCATCAATCTATGATTGTATTATCTGTGGCAGTGATCAGATCTGGAATCTAAGTCAAAATGACGCTCCAGCAGCAAATCTGTTGTTCTACCTAAATTTTCCTAAAAAGCAAAAAAGAGTATCTTATGCAGCATCTTTTGGAAAATGGGTTAAGGAAGCTCCTAAATATCGTGACGTTATTGTTCCTCTTTTAAAAAATTTTGATGCAGTATCTGTAAGAGAACATTCTGGTGTTGAATTTCTAAATTCAGTTGGGGTTGATGCTTGTATTACATTAGATCCAACTTTGCTATTAGATAAAGAGGATTACGATTTAATCTGTCAAAAACGACTAATTGAACATCCATATGTTCTTTTATTTTCTTGGTCATGTGGCAATGAAGTAGTAACAGCAGCAAAAAAAATAGCAAATATATTAAAACTTCCTTTAATCAACATAACACCTCCGCCAAGAGCTTTATTTTCTAGAATAACAAGAAAACTGGATGTTGGACCATGTGAGTTCTTAAGTTTGATCAAATATGCTGATTTTGTAGTAACAGATTCATTTCATGGTACGGCATTTTCGACTAATTTTGAAAAGTCTTTCGTCTCAATTGTTTCTGACAACACACCAGATCCAAGAATGAAATCTTTACTTGATCAGTTACAACTATCAGATCACCTTGTAAATACAGCAGAAATAGATCTCGAAAAAATATCAAAAACAGATTTTGAGATCGTTAGAAATAAAAAGACAGTATTAAGAAAAGCATCTTTAGAGTTTTTGGAGAACGCTCTAGCTGAATTTAGGAAAGATAAATGA
- a CDS encoding oligosaccharide flippase family protein, translated as MKASLWFIVCYMIQRGMQFIGMPIFTRIMTADEYGMYAVFLSWFNLLCIFTSLNIYSGTFNKAMIKYEKERDSYISSIQWLTLLLGFLFSFIIIIFNESITNQTGYSIKFQILMCLHLILFPSLQYWSQKQRFLFEYKKLVFISLTNSICSLIFGVIITIISDDKSFSLIAVTVIIESFICSFLFFCNYKKQAPIFSKNYWQWSMIMALPLIPHYVSELLLGHADRIMISYICGSAKAGIYNIVYQISMVMTIIRTGINGAFAPWLYYSLKNKDYIDIRTNSKALTIMMFMLTVFFMLIGPEILRLAAPESYYEAVVGIPAIMIGCFFIYVYVLFMYVEIYLEKTKGVAVASIIAALTNILLNYIFIPKFGYLAAAYTTLISYILLAVMHYIFLRLSIGHDEKFSLVYDFKFLFITSFLIILLGGLIIYLYDFPLLRLMSLLTLIIVGYLNRTKVLHTYSQLRSKK; from the coding sequence ATGAAAGCTTCTTTATGGTTTATTGTTTGCTACATGATACAAAGAGGCATGCAATTTATAGGTATGCCTATTTTTACAAGAATCATGACAGCCGATGAATATGGAATGTATGCTGTTTTTTTATCATGGTTTAATTTGTTGTGCATATTTACCTCGCTAAACATATACAGCGGAACCTTCAACAAAGCAATGATAAAATACGAGAAGGAGCGTGATTCTTATATCTCTTCCATACAGTGGCTTACCTTACTTTTAGGATTTCTATTCTCCTTCATAATTATTATTTTTAATGAATCTATAACTAATCAAACAGGATATTCCATTAAATTCCAAATCTTGATGTGTTTACATCTTATTTTATTTCCTTCTCTGCAGTATTGGTCTCAAAAACAGAGATTCTTATTTGAATACAAAAAATTGGTATTCATATCTCTAACCAATTCAATTTGTAGTTTAATCTTTGGGGTAATAATTACAATAATTTCGGATGATAAAAGCTTCTCGTTAATAGCAGTAACAGTTATCATCGAGTCTTTTATTTGTTCATTTCTTTTTTTCTGTAATTATAAAAAACAAGCTCCAATTTTTAGTAAGAATTATTGGCAGTGGTCAATGATAATGGCACTTCCTCTTATTCCGCACTATGTATCAGAACTTCTTTTGGGGCATGCTGACAGAATAATGATCAGCTATATTTGCGGTTCTGCTAAAGCAGGTATTTATAACATCGTATATCAAATTTCGATGGTTATGACAATAATCAGAACAGGAATTAATGGTGCATTTGCTCCTTGGCTGTACTATTCACTTAAAAATAAAGATTACATAGATATAAGAACAAATTCAAAAGCGTTAACAATAATGATGTTTATGCTTACAGTTTTTTTTATGCTAATTGGACCAGAAATTCTAAGATTAGCAGCTCCAGAGTCCTACTATGAAGCGGTTGTCGGCATTCCAGCTATTATGATTGGCTGTTTTTTTATTTACGTCTATGTTCTATTTATGTATGTTGAAATATATTTAGAAAAAACAAAAGGAGTGGCTGTTGCCTCGATAATTGCAGCCTTAACAAATATATTATTAAATTATATCTTCATTCCCAAATTCGGATATTTAGCTGCAGCATACACCACTTTAATTTCATATATATTATTGGCAGTTATGCACTATATATTCTTGAGATTGTCTATAGGCCATGACGAAAAATTTAGCCTTGTGTATGATTTTAAGTTTCTGTTTATTACGTCCTTTTTAATCATTCTATTAGGCGGACTAATAATCTATTTATACGATTTTCCTCTATTGAGACTAATGTCTTTATTAACCCTTATTATTGTAGGCTATTTAAATAGAACAAAAGTTTTACATACCTACAGTCAACTCAGATCTAAAAAATAA
- a CDS encoding O-antigen polymerase, whose protein sequence is MEFLIYVLIAFEGILLAIAWNKFHGDVISPSIVTLTLFIVSTSSFAYCTNEWYVVFGFKSFLFFLLCFLVMLTTEYIVRNFSFNSHCKPNMKICCNQFIFSGKYENYRLTIVHSWEKILFLFFLLCFFIYIYRIYKIGISLGANSLWEAIGFNKEKGDFDGLARLVYNTLRIASYIYIVIFSHNVFTRHEHLRKNKISLTIVILTLIATFFSGQRSSAICYLFGIIVAMFIAIYKRKNFPRKKLSILIKKLILLSVSVIVIFFESANIVKGTTLERDFVSYMTYYFGSTTALMSRIVYEPELCHTPFVGYFGEKTFNGFWKFLNQIEIVDTPPTDRLWINMGSPFYPERAGNEYTFLCAPYIDFGFIGALIFVALFYFFFSYIYKKILVTENINKYVYLSSCYIFLFAMVAMTFYQDTIRSYSRPINILYIVYIIVFCKLFVRAREIKK, encoded by the coding sequence ATGGAATTTTTGATTTACGTTTTGATCGCCTTTGAAGGTATTTTACTAGCAATCGCATGGAATAAATTTCATGGGGATGTTATCTCGCCCTCCATAGTCACGTTAACTTTATTTATTGTATCAACAAGTAGCTTTGCTTACTGTACAAATGAATGGTATGTAGTATTCGGTTTTAAGTCTTTCTTATTTTTTTTATTGTGTTTTCTTGTCATGCTTACCACCGAATATATTGTTCGTAATTTTAGCTTTAATTCCCATTGCAAACCAAATATGAAAATCTGCTGCAATCAATTTATATTTAGCGGAAAATACGAAAATTATAGATTAACTATTGTTCATTCATGGGAGAAAATTCTTTTTTTATTTTTTCTGTTATGTTTTTTTATCTATATTTATCGTATTTATAAAATAGGAATCTCCTTAGGCGCTAATTCTCTATGGGAGGCAATTGGATTTAATAAAGAAAAAGGTGATTTCGACGGACTTGCAAGACTTGTGTACAACACACTTCGTATAGCGAGTTACATATATATTGTCATATTTTCTCACAATGTATTCACAAGACATGAACATTTGAGAAAAAATAAAATTTCTCTAACGATAGTGATATTAACATTGATTGCAACTTTTTTTTCAGGTCAAAGAAGTTCAGCCATATGTTATCTATTTGGTATTATTGTTGCAATGTTCATCGCTATATACAAAAGAAAAAACTTTCCAAGGAAAAAGCTCTCAATTTTAATAAAAAAATTAATTCTCTTGTCAGTTTCTGTAATCGTGATTTTCTTTGAAAGCGCTAATATTGTAAAAGGGACAACTTTAGAACGAGATTTCGTTAGTTATATGACATATTATTTTGGATCAACGACCGCCCTTATGAGCAGAATTGTTTACGAACCAGAATTATGTCACACACCATTTGTAGGATATTTTGGAGAAAAAACATTTAATGGTTTTTGGAAATTTCTAAATCAAATTGAAATTGTAGATACTCCACCAACAGATAGGTTATGGATTAATATGGGGAGCCCATTTTATCCGGAAAGAGCGGGAAACGAATATACTTTTCTTTGTGCTCCTTATATTGATTTCGGTTTTATAGGGGCACTAATTTTTGTCGCACTTTTTTATTTCTTCTTTTCCTATATCTATAAAAAAATATTGGTAACGGAAAACATTAATAAATATGTTTACCTCTCCTCTTGCTATATTTTTTTATTTGCTATGGTGGCAATGACATTCTATCAGGACACAATTCGTTCATATAGCCGGCCAATAAATATCCTTTATATTGTGTACATTATCGTTTTTTGTAAGTTATTCGTGAGAGCGAGAGAAATAAAAAAATGA
- a CDS encoding acyltransferase family protein has protein sequence MYMIPHNSLHELDYMRLFMAITILLGHCVVFGNFELFGDTTMFFNRWLGGMVVPYFFALTVFFLCIKGDILATSKKMAIRLFSLYLIWSLLYIPIHLCKYLLSKDRAEYIFSALKQFALGNFPLWYLWGGVTGIILLVISIRLLKHRLKLILSISLSLFLMASVFKYIILIDKDFFKFIYSYSDFGKFMVSDAFIRNGIFFGFPFITLGVFIGEQYKQHSILGIRTSIAGVLISFIIGIIEVRFSYVISGYDYAATGNQLKIFLVPSTYFLICLLIELSRFTPIKETRNLRKISGLIYFIHFEIMYFVGFALRKIHTSPYLYNLALGGITLLMSIAVSYSIIKASEKQPALKKLF, from the coding sequence ATGTATATGATTCCACATAATTCTCTGCACGAACTTGATTATATGCGCTTATTTATGGCTATAACCATTTTACTAGGTCATTGTGTTGTCTTCGGAAATTTCGAATTATTCGGGGATACAACAATGTTTTTTAATAGGTGGTTAGGAGGGATGGTCGTACCATATTTTTTTGCTCTAACTGTTTTTTTTCTTTGCATAAAGGGAGATATTCTTGCCACATCAAAAAAGATGGCAATTCGTTTGTTCTCTCTTTATTTAATATGGAGTCTTTTGTATATACCAATCCATCTGTGCAAATATCTTCTTTCAAAAGATAGAGCTGAATACATTTTTAGTGCATTAAAACAGTTTGCATTAGGTAATTTTCCTTTATGGTACCTGTGGGGTGGGGTAACAGGGATTATTTTATTGGTAATTTCTATTAGATTACTAAAACATAGATTAAAGCTTATTTTATCAATATCTCTATCTTTGTTTTTAATGGCATCAGTTTTCAAATACATAATTCTTATAGATAAAGATTTTTTTAAATTTATATATTCCTATTCTGACTTTGGAAAGTTTATGGTATCTGATGCCTTTATTCGTAATGGTATTTTTTTTGGATTTCCATTTATTACATTAGGTGTTTTTATCGGAGAACAATATAAACAACATTCTATCTTGGGAATAAGAACCTCAATTGCGGGGGTGTTGATATCATTTATTATTGGAATTATTGAAGTGCGATTTTCATACGTAATAAGCGGTTATGATTATGCAGCTACAGGGAATCAGCTAAAAATCTTTTTAGTACCTAGTACTTATTTTTTAATCTGTCTTCTAATTGAATTATCAAGATTTACTCCTATAAAAGAAACAAGAAATCTTAGAAAGATTTCCGGACTAATTTATTTTATTCACTTTGAAATTATGTATTTTGTCGGTTTTGCTCTTAGAAAAATCCATACCAGTCCTTATTTGTATAACTTAGCGCTTGGTGGAATTACACTTTTGATGTCAATTGCTGTGTCATATTCGATTATTAAAGCATCAGAAAAACAACCAGCTCTAAAAAAATTATTCTGA
- a CDS encoding glycosyltransferase family 9 protein: protein MVKQNKYKAMKMPAIISRVRIVINVLLSTLNKKVCSNKTVIIVFQQIFGDSILIQSSLEAYTKLYPKNEGYNLIFLARPSILKFMMETMPIPEDITYEELDYKKFLSDYKYYRLIINSYKNKAGTIVVPVTSLSAEIFSCSVNAKRKIGLVRSIDLKKPFLYAYISKIAYNETVRPAKEDMMLQRHRELIRYLGLTNYKSRLPILKEKDRIISGKYAVICPGSSKAEKCWSIDKYASISNYLIEKFELDIHLCGSPGEEEYANQLKNKVKHSEKIISHIGKTSFSEWSSIVQHAHIVIGNDSATVHMSVAARVPSICIAGVYDKNLFFPYQVDILEDGDLLPQTIIKDQSCRWCRTRGYNAGYGNKECANRIKTNKEALCISDIEISDVIEQINKLSHNFFQE, encoded by the coding sequence ATGGTTAAACAAAACAAATATAAAGCAATGAAAATGCCCGCAATAATTTCAAGAGTCAGAATTGTCATAAACGTTTTATTATCCACGTTAAACAAGAAAGTTTGTAGCAACAAAACTGTCATTATAGTTTTTCAACAGATTTTTGGAGATTCAATCTTAATCCAAAGTTCTCTTGAGGCATATACGAAACTATATCCTAAGAATGAAGGATATAACCTGATTTTCCTTGCAAGACCTTCCATACTTAAATTTATGATGGAAACTATGCCTATACCTGAAGATATTACATATGAAGAGTTGGATTATAAGAAATTCTTATCTGACTATAAATATTACAGACTAATCATCAATTCCTATAAAAATAAAGCAGGAACCATTGTAGTTCCTGTAACAAGCCTATCAGCAGAGATATTTTCCTGTTCTGTAAATGCTAAAAGAAAAATAGGACTCGTTCGTTCAATAGATTTAAAAAAACCGTTTCTATATGCCTATATTTCAAAAATTGCGTATAACGAAACTGTTAGACCAGCAAAAGAAGATATGATGCTACAAAGGCACCGTGAACTAATAAGATATCTTGGTCTTACTAATTACAAAAGCCGATTGCCTATATTAAAAGAAAAAGATCGCATTATCTCTGGAAAATATGCAGTAATTTGCCCAGGCTCATCAAAAGCAGAAAAATGCTGGTCCATAGATAAATATGCATCCATATCAAACTATTTAATCGAGAAGTTTGAGTTGGATATTCATCTATGTGGTTCCCCTGGTGAGGAAGAATACGCAAATCAACTAAAAAACAAAGTAAAACATTCTGAGAAGATTATTAGTCACATTGGTAAAACCAGTTTTTCAGAATGGTCATCCATTGTTCAACATGCACACATTGTTATTGGAAATGATAGCGCAACAGTCCATATGTCGGTTGCAGCCAGAGTCCCTTCAATATGCATAGCAGGAGTCTACGACAAAAATCTGTTCTTCCCTTATCAGGTTGATATTTTAGAAGATGGAGATTTACTACCCCAAACAATCATTAAAGACCAATCCTGTAGATGGTGCAGAACTAGAGGGTACAACGCAGGATATGGTAACAAAGAGTGCGCTAATAGAATTAAAACGAACAAGGAAGCTTTATGTATTTCTGATATAGAAATTTCAGATGTAATAGAACAGATAAACAAGTTATCCCACAATTTTTTTCAGGAATAG
- a CDS encoding class I SAM-dependent methyltransferase, which yields MSDFFYDFFKKLKTGTEIENYGRNIIKKAVFNHISVNKLKSVKILDLGAGPGTDLQNSKNSAESAGCENVELYAIENYLPNVNLLQNQGVSVQSINLENDNYDYESSSIDIVIMNQCLEHTKEIFHIFSEIGRILKPNGILIVGVPNLASFHNRILLLLGKQPSAIHTLGPHVRGFTKKDFTKFFTAGEFFSLNKTYGSNFYPFPVFISRFLSKIWPTGSVSLFYVIERTNKNQGKFSDYLKDHFFETPYIE from the coding sequence ATGTCTGATTTTTTTTATGATTTTTTTAAGAAATTAAAAACAGGGACAGAAATAGAGAATTATGGAAGAAACATCATAAAAAAAGCTGTTTTTAATCATATTTCTGTTAACAAACTAAAATCAGTAAAAATTCTAGATCTTGGTGCAGGACCAGGGACTGATTTACAAAATTCCAAAAACTCGGCTGAATCTGCAGGTTGTGAGAATGTTGAGTTATATGCGATAGAAAACTATTTACCAAATGTTAATTTACTACAAAACCAGGGAGTTTCGGTACAGTCAATAAATCTTGAGAATGATAATTATGATTATGAATCATCTTCAATTGATATCGTGATAATGAACCAATGTCTTGAGCATACAAAAGAGATATTTCATATATTTTCTGAAATCGGACGAATCCTAAAACCTAATGGAATTCTAATTGTTGGAGTTCCAAATTTAGCGTCATTTCACAATAGAATTCTTTTATTATTAGGAAAACAACCTTCTGCCATCCATACTCTAGGACCTCATGTTCGAGGATTTACAAAAAAAGACTTCACAAAATTTTTTACAGCAGGTGAGTTCTTTTCACTAAATAAAACATACGGTTCGAATTTTTACCCTTTTCCTGTATTCATCTCAAGATTCTTATCAAAAATATGGCCTACTGGAAGTGTATCGCTGTTTTATGTAATTGAAAGAACAAATAAAAATCAAGGTAAGTTTTCTGACTACTTAAAAGATCACTTTTTTGAGACTCCTTACATCGAGTAA